acaaattattgaatttgatCAATATGAAATTgtgaagaagggtatttttgtgggAAAAGGGTATGCTTGGGATGAGATGTTCAAAGTGAATGTAGAAATGAATAAAGTCTCTACTTCTGTTTATatgctttcttctaccaatttttggcatgctcatttgtgtcatattaatgatcgttatgttggaatcatgagtagtttaggattaatcccaatggttaaaaagaattttgaaaagtgtgaggattgtagtaaagccaaaatcactaaaaggcctcattttcaagttgaaagaaaaagtgatttgttagaattagttcatactgatatttgtgaacttggtagaattttaactcgtggagataatagatattttatcactttcattgatgatttttctaagtttacatatgtttacttgatgaagaataaaagtgatgcttttgaaaatttcaaaacttatctccatgaggttgaaaatcaatttggtagaaaaataaaaagaattagaagtgaGAGGCGCGGTGAATGTGAGTCAAAagattttaattcttttgttaaaTCATTGcgaataattcatgaaactactcGTCCatattctccttcatctaatggtgtagcggaaaggaaaaatagaactttggttgaattgactaaTGCCATGCTTATTGAGTCACATGCACCTTTATATTTTTGGGGTGAAGCTATTTTGACTGCTTGTTACGTGTTGAATCGTGTGCCTCATAAAAAGTTTAAACTGACACCTTTTGAATTGTGAAAAGGTTACAAGTCAAGTTTGAGATATCTAAGAGTTTGGGGTTGTCTAGCGTTTGTGAGGCTAATGGATCCCAAAATTACAAAGTTGGGTAAGAAAGTTACTACTTGTGCTTTTCTTTGTTATGCTTCAAATAGTACaacctatagattttttaatcttgaagataGTATTGTGATAGAATCGAGTGatgctatttttcatgaaaataaatttccttttgattctaaaaatagtgggggtcaaaggattgaacaaaatattttgtcactacctagttcttctacttctactttgaaaaataaagaaattgatgattttgagttaagaagaagtaaaagagctagagtagaaaaagattttggtcctgatttttatgtgtttaatgttgGAGATAACCCTCTCACTTTAAAAGAAGCTTTATCTTCACATGACTCCATTTTTTGGAAAGAGgctgtaaatgatgaaatggaatcactgatttctaataaaacttggAAGTTAGTTGATTTACCACCGGGCTGTAAAACTATTGGTTGCAAATGGGGatctatttataaatataaggctagactagttgcaaaaggttttaaacaactagaaggcctagaatattttgatactttttcaccggtaacaagaattacatccataagacttttaattgctatgactgcaatttttgatttgcaaattcatcaaatggatgtaaaactattttttctaaatggagacctaaatgaggaaatttatatGAATCAACCCGAGTATTTTGTTGAAGCAGACTAAGAAAGCAAAGTATGTAAGCTTACTAAATCCCTATATGACTTGAAACAAGCACTAAAGTAATGAcatgaaaagtttgattcctgcatgattgaaaatgattttataacaaatgagtgtgataagtgcatatatcataagtcttggaataattcacatgtgattatttgcctatatgttgatgatttattgatctttggctctaacatgaatgttattgatgaagctaaaaatattcttagaagccattttgatatgaaagatcttagtgagacaaattttatttttagaataaaaataacaagaacatgtgaTGGAATTTTCCTTGACCAGTCAAATTATGttgagaaattttttaaaaaatacaactttcttgattgcaagcatgttgctactccttttgattcaagtgttcacttatttcccgttgaaagtgaaaatgatgtaataaatcaaaGGGAATATGCTAGCATAATCGGAAGTTTGAGATATGTGACTGATTGCACTAGGCCTGATATTGTATATGCAATAGGAGTACTTGGCAGGTTTACAAGCAAGCCAGGTAATGGACATTGACATACTATAACAAgagttatgagatatttaattggaacaaaaaattgtggtttgttCTATCAAAAATATCCTACTGTACTTGAAggcttttgtgatgcagattggaaCACTTTATCAGGTCATTCCTGTTCTACCACtggttatgtctttactttaggTGGTGGTGCTATTTGTTGGAGATCAAAAAAAGCAAACTATAATTGCTAACTCTACCATGGAGGCTGAACTAACTGCCTTAGCTTCAGCTAGTGAGGAAGCGAATTGGTTAAGagatttattatttgaaataccttattttgaaaaactaattcctcctattttaattcattgtgaGAACACTGCTGCAATTGGTAGAGTTCAAAACTGTTATTACAACGGTAAATCCAGACCTACAAGGAAGAAACAAAGCAATGTAAGAGCATATTGGACAAGTGGTACCactaatgttgattatgtcaaatcttgtgataatcttgcagatcctCTTACTAAGGCCTTAACGAGAGAAAAGGTCTGGAGCACATCGAGGGGGATGAGATTGAAGCCTATAAATCCttgagtcatatatgaggaaacccaatctgggactagagatcctataaccaggttcaaagggaaaaactaatcatatgatgacttgttgtgaaaaatgcACTATCTTTTTAATCCCtccctatgatgtgagtgcattgttTCCTATAGTGAGTTGTGAAGGTTGACTTTACAAAACTCTTAATGAAAATCTATAGCCCGTATGGATGGAGTGTTAACTTACATGAGCGCTCTCAacagatttcacctatgtgagtATGGAAGTAGGTCGCTTCCTATGAGAATTGGGCTTATTCTCAAAAGCACTCATGAAACCGAGATAACACAAGGCCGTAACGTGCTGGCTTATAAAGCtcatgtcaacaccttgattattatgtgtgagcagtgatattttatttctcttaagcagtcatagttcaagtctgagaccACTACGACTCTGGAGTAAAAGTTATTGTTTCACTAAGTGGAGGTTCAATGCAGAACACACTTTCATTATGCATAGTAATCTTCCTTCAGTTGATGAACTCTCTtatctaatattaaaatgagtggggGATTGTTAGTGTGGCATtttaatattctaaaaaaatattaaattttgcaaTATTTTGCATGGTCACACATACATTGGTTTTCTGGCCGTTGGTTGACTTCTCACTTCTCATATGTTACAAAATGTTGGATGTAATGACAATCATAATTGCTGCATTACTCTAAATTGGAGTTAGTGTCATTTGTACTTCAATTTTGCAACAAAGGCAAAATGTCGTTGATGGCATTGATGCTCACTTGATTGTCACTCTTAATTCCTCCATTAtaccttgtaacctatgtaactcctaGGCCATTTATATTCATTATTTACCACCgcattatcttcctatttatTCCTACAAAGACTTCTTctactataaatagtggtggtcttcatttggtttagaTACACAAGAAATTATAGAGTGcataaagtttgtcaaaaaaagagagttcttattagttgaagggaggtgtttcttttgtggagttttggactcaactcttgtccagagttgttgagttatactttgtatgaagctgttgtatcctggaggggacaagtcaagaaagactactgctggaccggtgaaaaacatttgttgcagtcggcttgaatctccttaaagagagcgagatatccgcacCTCAACATGAAGAGatttgtttcttcatttttattttcaattgtaatcttgtaattttgttatcttgtaatttttcactaatATTGAGTGTTGGTCAACTAGTTGAAAAAGGATATGTCATCACCTTAAAGAATGATAGATTCGAATTTTCTGATCTTTCCAAAGGAGTTATTGATATTGTCAAAATGAGTCGAAACAGGTTGTTTCctatgaaaattgaaaatgtttGCTCTATGGCAGAAGTGAAAAATCCTTCATGGTTGTGGCATTTTCGATATGGTCACTTGAACTTTGGTGGCTTAAAGATCCTTCAAAGGAAGAGAATGGTGACAGGGCTTCTAGAAATTATCGTCCCTTCCTAGGTCAGTGAAGAATGTGTTATTGGCAAACAACACCGATCTCAGTTTGTGAAATGCAAGTCATGGAGAGCAAATAGGGTGTTAGAGTTGGTTCACTCAGACATTTGTGGGCCAATAAACCCAATTTCTAATGGAGGGAAAAGGTATTTTATTACCTTTATTGATGATTATTCCCAAAAgatttagatatattttttgCAGGAAAAATCAGAggcttttaatatatttaaaagtttcaaagCTCTCATGAAGAATGAGACTGGAAAGACCATTAAAAGTCTCCGAACAGATCATGGAGACGAATAGTGCTCTAAGGCATTTGAAGAATTTTGTGAGTCTCGTGGCATTCAAAAATAGCTCACAACAACAtatacacctcaacaaaatggtgtatcGGAGAGAAAGAATAGAACCATTCTCAACATGGTACGAAGCTTGCTGACTCGAGGAAGAGTTCCAAAGACATTTTGGCCGGAAGTAGTAAATTGGAGCGGCCACATCTTGAACATAAATCCTACTTTTTCTCTTTGACATATGACACCAGAGTAGGTTTCGTGTGGAAGGAGACCAGCTATAGATCATTTTAGAGTTTTTGGATGCATTTCCTATGTACATGTCCCATATGTAAAGAGAAAGAAGCTTGATAATAAAGGTGTTAAGTGTTTCTTTCTTTGTGTTAGCAAGGCGTCGAAAGCATACAAGTTGTTCAATCCTTTGACAAAAATGATTGTGGCTAGTAGAGATGTTGTTTTTTATGAAGACAATACATGGAACTGGGATGAAAAGTTATCTAATCAAGTTCTATGCGATGATTAATCTGAAGAAGTAGCTCCAAGGTCTGAAATTCCAGCAAATGTTGCTCCAACTGCTGAAGATTTTCCACCTGCAGAAGAACCTATTGAAACAGAGCAAGCTGTCCCTCGAGTCCGAAAAAGACCTATATGGATGCAAGATTGTTAGGTACCTGTGCTAATATCAATGATGAGACAATTCCTCATTTTGCACTGTTTGCAAATTGTGACCCAATAAGTTTTGAAAGTACGgcccaagaaaaaaaatggaaggagGCAATGGATGCTAAAACTTTagcaattgaaaaaaataacacTTGGGAGCTTACTAATCTACCAAAAGGGAAAAGGACCATTTGAGTCCAAAGAGGTCTTTGCTCCAATAGTCAGACTCGATACCATTAGGTTGGTGGTGGCATGGAAGCCCAAAACAAATGGCCAATTTATCAATTGGACGTGAAATCGGCGTTCCTACACGGAGAATTGCAAGAGCAGGTATATGTCGATCAACCCCCTGGTTACATTAAGTATGGTAGCAAAAATAAAGTTtgcaaattgaaaaaagaattaTACGGGCTAAAACAAGCTCCACGACCTTGGTATAGTCGTATTGATGCTTATTTCAATAAGGCAGGTTTTAGAAAATGCCCTTACGAGCATACACTTTATACTAAAGTTGAAGATGACAAGCTTGTCATTGTATGATTATATGTAGATGATTTAATTTATACTTGGAATGATTATGTATTGCCTAaactttttaagaaattgaTGATGACTGAGTTTAAAATGTCGGATCTTGGCTTGATGCATTACTTTATGGGAATTGAAGTGAAGCAGTATTCTGGTGGAATTTTTATTTCACAAAAGAAATATGTCCAGGATATTTTATGGAGATTTGGTATGACAAACTGCAACTCTGTCACCACACCAACAGAGACATGGCTGAAGCTTGAAAATGATTCTATAGGAAAAAGGATTGACAACTCTTTCTACAAGCAGATCGTGGGAAGTTCGATGTATTTAACAGCCACTAGACCTGATATAATGTACTCTGTAAGTCTTATAAGCAGGTACATGGAAAGTCCAAGAGAAGCTCACTTACTGGCTGCTAAAAGAATTTGCAAGGTACTGTTGATTTTGGCATTTTGTACAAGAAAGGAGGCGAATCAGATTTAATCGGCTTCACAGATAGTGATTATGCTGGAGATAAAGATGATAGGAAAAGCACATCCGGTTATGTTTTCATGTTATGTTCAAGTGTTATTTCATGGGGTTTCAAGAAGCAGCCAATGGTTACATTGTCAACTACGAAAGCGGAATTTGTGGCAGCAGCTGTGTGTGCTACTCAAGCTATCTGGTTGAAGAACATTCTGTCTGAACTATGTCTTCTTCCACAAAAGCCAACTCTAATTTACTGTGACAATGGTTAAACGATTAAGATTTCTAAAATTCTAGTGTTACTCGGGAGGAGCAAACACATTGATGTGAAATTTCATTTCCTTAGAGATCTCACAAAGGATAAGATCATTGATGTTGTCTACTGCAAAAGTGAAGACCAAGCTACTGATATTTTAACCAAGCCCCTCAGTTTGCAGCAATTGTGAAGATGAGAAAGCTACTGGGAGTTTGTTCATTGAGGGAGGTTGTCGCTTGTGAAGACAATTAAACTGATGCCTGTGACTTATCAGTTTAAGGGAGGCATTGTTGgaagtttcattttatttaagaaCTATTTATTTCACATTTGTTGGTCTTTTATTTAGTTGAATTATTCAACTCCTAGTTATTAGGAAATAGACTTGTTTTCAGTTTAGATAGCAGAGTTTGCTAGAAGTCCTAGTAGTAGTGGGTTTGTGGGTTTAGTGCTTAGCAAGAAAATCTCTGTAAAAAGTTTATATAATAGACTTATCCTGTTTCTATTGAAATAAGAGAGTTGCAcagttttttgttttcttctgtTGAGTTTTTCTGCCAGTTTTATTCATTGTTCTGCTTGTCATATTTTATCaaatctttcttttcttgttgatttaaGTCACTTAAATTTGGTTTCTACTACTTCTCTATGTTATATGGTTGCTATAATTAGGTTTAAGAAAATGGTACTTAATTTGTTGGACTCAGTGTTTTCTGTGTCAAAATCACAACATAAGTATCCCCATAAATCTTTGACATATCAAGCTATAATGCATATTTTCTTGTCTGAGTAGGGCTAACAATAAACTTTCTACGCAAATGATCCATATCAATATGTTATTACTCCTTGTGAGATCCTGGTTAAGATAGATtgagatatttaaaaaaatatatatcttcttTGTGGTAAAAATTACTAGGGGAAATCCTGATTACTAGGGGAAAACTGATTCATATAAGTCGCAACAGTTCACTACATCTTACCTAGCACCGACATGTTTAGTCCATAACACTATATATCAGACATAAGTACCATTGacatttagattttttttgatgaagtaataaTTTATCGAATGAACAAATTATATGAAGGTAAAGAGGGAAAATTAAGATTCAGGCTTGTCTTGTAAGAAGTTAAATATTCATATACTGTAATCATAATCTGTAAACATCACATTTTGATTGTGGAACTACATGATTTTCACTGTTTGTGCACATAGTTGGAACTTGATCAAGAAAACATACCTGACTCCATTAGGTTCCCCTGAGCTTTGATAATCCTAGATGCCTTTGTTCTTCAAGTTGTAAGGGATTCTGATTTCtcatccttttcctttttttctttcaatttgcgtTTGTAAGGAAATGAATTGTTCTTAGTTCCTGGTTGTTCATGAACTAAAGGAAAAGCTATTTGTGTTCTCTCTCTGTGCAGATCTTTCGGTTCTGTATGTAAGTGCCACACAAACTTTATGATAAAAGGAATCCTTGTAAAGCTAAATGCACTCAACATTTTCATTCGAGAGGAAGTGTAATAGGAAGGAGAATATTGAAGGAATGTAACTAAGAACACTTTGCAGGCCATcaagaaaattgataaaatcagTGTCGACAGGGAGGAGAGACATTATACTACAAAGAGGTTCCTTAGACTGTGCTTCACTAATTTCCAATGCTTTTGATTTATCATGTTTCTTTTCTTGCTATTAACATTAGTCGGCAAATCATACATGATGAAAGGAAAGAAAGCCAAGGAGCAAGAGAAGAAACGAAGGAGCTCGAGCAGAGCAGAACATGGTCAAAGCTACTACTGTGTAAGTTAAAGGGAATGAGTTTAGACCTACTCGAATATGCAATGAGTGTAGTGTATGGTAAAGGGAATAATGGAATCTTTTGTTAGATTGTCCTCTTAACTGTAAGTTGTCTTTCTTCTAATGTTAAAacacatatattaattaattacatttcaaaataattcatGAAGTGCTTCTTTCTTAGTTGAACTTTCGTTTGtccaaattttcaagaaaaaatactGAAATGTAAAAGAATTTCTAATTGAAGATGTAAGAATTTATTAATAAAGAAGAGTGTCATAAATGTATGATCATCTCATTTAAAGGCACATGAAAATTCTTATGGATAATAGGTGGCAGAAAGTCTTGAAATAGAACTTCTCTTCGCCAATACAATGTCAAAAAATTGACCTTGAATAAAAATGAATCCGAAAGTTCTTCAACTGATGTGGAATCCTTAAAACACTCTGCACGTCAAAGAATTTCTAATCAAAGAAATTACAGATACAAATAAAAGTTTCTTGGTAAAAATTGATGGGTTCATGTAAATCAGTGGATCATAATATAGATCCTCCTCTACTTGTTACCTCCATCACGATCATCTTACTCTAAAGGGGCGGTAGAGCTTGATTAATAAGATATCAAAAGGGCCTGAAAAAACGTAATAGGCTTCTACTCTAGGCTTGTCCGCTTCTTCATGCTCCATCCCTTCATTCAAAAATCAACAAACAACGCTATAGGTATCAGGTGATGTTCGAGTTAACTTGGATTCACTTGGATGATTTCATTGAATACTTATTACCTTTCTAGCTATCTTTTATCACGACCCaagagtaccccctagatgtgacatggtaCTTCGAATACTTAGAGACTCCAAGCGAACCACATGGCATAGCATGACACTAAGAAAGCATACCTAACTAAGATAAATAGATAAACAGAATCGAAGTCTCAAATGGTAATCTCAACATAATATTGAATCAGAGTAAAAAGACCATAATGCGAAAATAACTATGTCTGACAACAAGCCTCTACTACATAGTGATTGGTACAAGCCCTAGCTCACTTGAAATATAGgaaaactgaaatgaaataaaAGCATAAGTGTGGCCACGTCCCCGAACCATGAAGACTCACCAAACCTGAGCGAAGCTGATAGGATCCAATACTAACTATGTCCTAAGTGATGTGCGTCAGAACctatattataaaacaatataggCACAAGAGGTGTATGTGGTCAGTACtcagaatgtactgaatatagGGAAAGATGCATAAACATAATATAAGAGCATGAAAGTCAGAAAATATTAGAATGCATCACCACATAAAACATGACATAATCTGACAAGCTTAGTTCATAAAATATAGTACAAGGTCAATGCTATATTCTGAAAAATCATATCATAAGTAGATATCATATTCTTTTGTGAGAGATACAGTAAatcgacataaaccatgtgagctataacgtGGAGTTCAGTGTAcgtctcccacaccaaaaaagaGTGTCCTACTTttcaaggtaaggaccataatCATGAGCTTAGGTGGATCAACTAGCTAAAGTCAAATCGAAACATAACTTATAGGGGCACGAGTTCTGAGAACTGGATAATTGCCACTAGTTCAACTCGGTGCTAACTAAACTCCCAACAGAAAACATGaataatcatcatcatattaatatggcTAAAGTATTCATTACCTCCCTGATcttgaagctttttattcgGTGTACACCTAAATTATATTCCGTTTTAATtacccccccccctccccctcgaacttgtttattcctctaTCGCGTACACCTTTATTGTCCACCTGGATTAGAAATTGACAACACACTCTACTAGGCGTGTGAGGAAGTGattttttgccacatcataAACCTGCAACGGTAAAAAAACGTAAAAgctccatttttctttaatatttggcatattttAAACGAAAAATAGCGAAAAATGTAATGAGGgtaaaggaaacaaagattaacacttacttggtaagaatttcagacaaatttgaaatttaatcgaCCAACTTCACGTCTAGAAAAACCCAAATCCATAAGGAATTCTGCGAAATCAGcccttattcaaaaataacttttaaacaatgaatgtttgatatttattttttgtcatattaatTTATCTAGGTGGCTATTATATATCGAGGTGGAAATCCACATCACCACTATTGCCAGCTGTCACGCGCGTGTAGTCACAATAGGAGCAGATGGAATAAAAAGCTTATGGCTCAGAATAAAAAGTTTCAAGTTCAAGTGGGTAATGATACTTTAGCCTATTAATATTCATTGAAATGGTAAGAATCTAGTAAtatcaaatcatccataaaatctcataatcataagaaaagTGTCATGACCCGATTTCTCaggtcatgatggcacctaatACACCCCACCAGTTGGTAAGCCTAACCCTTCGCTCGGAGCCATAAGCAACAGACTACAAAGCGGAAGTGAACAACAAGAGAATAAAGCTTACAACAAGAGAAGAAAAGTTAACTTAAATACAATACAAGGAACCATCCCATGACCTTGCATCAGTCGATAGTTGACCATCTAATCCAAAAAAAGTACAAGGCTTTTACAAATACAAGATAAGTACAGGCTGCCTctaaatacaatataaagactaagtctagcaaaaccaGACGAAAATTGGCTATTCCAGACGTTGGAGAAGGGACAGGCCTCGTCAATAGAGTTTTCTGATGAGCTTTCTTTCAGAAGGCTTGGTTCCGGAAGATGACCTGATGGAGGAAGACTTGAAGGTTGGTGAGTCAAGCAGTCAGACCCAGGttaaagaataaagaaaatgaGCCAAAGTTTCAAGTTTTGTTATGTAACTTACCGGATAAGGTGGATTGCAAGATGATCCTGACTTTGCCAAGAGAGTTCATGGAAAAAAACCAATCAGAATGAATCTTTGGAATGGGATATGGTGGATACTCAGTAAGCTTGTCATGAAGTAGTGATGCCAAAATTCCTCGAGGAGGTTATCTGAAGAAGGTTCTTCTCATTATCACTGACAATCTAACCAAGGAACTATGTATTGGAGCTTACCTATTATTCAGGTCTGTTATTAGGATAGGACGAAAGTCGGAGTGGCTGCACTGCGCTTTATATCTTAAGCAGTGTGCTTCTTCCCTTCAGAATGGATCGGTCAAGCTCTTCTTATCTTTCCCAACTCGAAAGCCATCCAGGGGCTCACCCTAATTTCCGAAACTCCAAGCTGCTCCGCACGACTCCAAATCAAAAGTGATAACTCAGACTATAATCTGTAAGGGGCTGAAGTGTAGAATGAGTAACAAAAATGGTACCAAGTCTGCAACAAGTGACTAAGGTCAAAAGATAACACAAGAACAAATAACAACTAATAAGGAGAGCATACCATAAGTAACTAAATAGGATAGACTAAATTTGATAGACAATAAGAAATAGAAACAAGATACAAGGGGTGAGAAGCCGAGTCAAGAATATATTGAACACGAGCCAACAACCTAATCGCAAGCAACTAAGATACGAAGTCAACTACCCAGGGTCAAGCACAACCACAATTCTAATGTCAAAACTTATCAGCtaacaagaataaaataatatagaacaAAACATAGTCACACAATAACCTAATCGGACCTCTATAAACTTGAaaggtacaaacaacaaacataatCCAACCATCCCCTATAAACTAGATGGTACAATCAACACAAAGTATATTGGTGACATGCAATGCTTATGAATGAAGAGGATGCAGTAAGACCATCAGATAACTTCCACAAATCTGAACCCAAGAAGTGAAAATGTGGCTCCCAGCCCAAGTAACCACGACAACATTCAACTCCCAGTAAAGCTGTAAAGAGTGACAAATCATTCCAGGCCATCCAACCAGTAAGTCCACTCCCAGTCCATCTAGTAAAAGTGATCTGGGGGAGTATCGATTCGCGATGAGGATCTCAGTATATCAAAACCATCTTGCCAGATAGTCCACTCCTAGAGGCGTAAGCCACCCAACTAGTAAGAGTGACTCGGGGGCATGTCAACTCGAAGAGGATCTCAAAGTAGCCAAAAATGATGCAAGAAAGGGAGTCAACATGCTGGCTAGCACGTCCCTTACACCTTGTGATATCAAAAGCCAATAAATCAAGTGGTCTAGGTGGTTCGACTCCCGTTAAAACCAGTTTAGAATAAAAGTCAAGCAAAATAGTATTTTACCATGAATGATAAATATACCAATGCATGAATCGGGATCGTACTACAAAACCCATGAGAATGAACAAACAATGTAATGCATGCCATCACTAGGATTCAAACAAGGTAATCCAATTCCAATATAAGGGCAACCATATCATGCTACCAAAGTCAAAGAGTACTAACATGAGATCCAATTAGTCCTCTCATA
The DNA window shown above is from Solanum stenotomum isolate F172 chromosome 6, ASM1918654v1, whole genome shotgun sequence and carries:
- the LOC125868537 gene encoding uncharacterized mitochondrial protein AtMg00810-like, with the translated sequence MANLSIGREIGVPTRRIARADDLIYTWNDYVLPKLFKKLMMTEFKMSDLGLMHYFMGIEVKQYSGGIFISQKKYVQDILWRFGMTNCNSVTTPTETWLKLENDSIGKRIDNSFYKQIVGSSMYLTATRPDIMYSKGGESDLIGFTDSDYAGDKDDRKSTSGYVFMLCSSVISWGFKKQPMVTLSTTKAEFVAAAVCATQAIWLKNILSELCLLPQKPTLIYCDNG